A window of Esox lucius isolate fEsoLuc1 chromosome 18, fEsoLuc1.pri, whole genome shotgun sequence contains these coding sequences:
- the tmed10 gene encoding transmembrane emp24 domain-containing protein 10: MARFTTVLLLPVLIESVFSISFFLPVNSRKCLREEIHKDVLVTGEYEISEDSNTKTNLKITDSSGHTLYSKEDATKGKFAFTTEDYDMFEVCFESKSPMGTGKVGDHLVNLDMKHGVEAKNYEEIAKVEKLKPLEVELRRLEDLSESIVNDFAYMKKREEEMRDTNESTNTRVLYFSIFSMCCLIGLATWQVFYLRRFFKAKKLIE, encoded by the exons ATGGCCCGGTTCACAACTGTACTGCTTTTACCGGTTCTCATTGAATCGGTATTTTCAATATCTTTCTTTCTACCGGTAAATTCAAGGAAATGTCTACGGGAAGAGATTCACAAAGACGTGCTGGTGACGGGGGAGTATGAAATCAGCGAAGACTCCAACACCAAAACCAACCTGAAG ATTACAGACTCGTCAGGACACACCCTTTACTCAAAGGAAGATGCAACCAAAGGGAAGTTTGCCTTTACAACAGAGGATTATGATATGTTTGAGGTGTGCTTCGAGAGCAAATCACCCATGG GAACTGGGAAGGTCGGTGACCATCTAGTCAATCTGGACATGAAACATGGAGTGGAAGCCAAGAACTACGAGGAG ATTGCCAAGGTGGAAAAACTTAAGCCTTTGGAGGTGGAGCTACGGCGGCTAGAGGACCTATCAGAATCCATCGTCAATGACTTTGCCTACAtgaagaagagggaggaggagatgagagacacCAATG AGTCTACCAACACACGCGTCCTGTACTTCAGCATCTTCTCCATGTGCTGTCTGATTGGTCTGGCCACCTGGCAAGTCTTCTACCTGCGACGCTTCTTCAAAGCAAAGAAGCTCATCGAGTAG
- the eif2b2 gene encoding translation initiation factor eIF-2B subunit beta, giving the protein MPGADKETDLSERIEAFLADLKRGGSGTGPLRGSGEMARETTALLRRITAQARWSSAGDLMEIIRNEGRRMTAAQPSETTVGNMVRRVLKIIREEYARSRGSSEETDQQESLHKLLTSGGLSEENFRQHFASLKANVIEAINELLTELEGTTDNIAMQALEHIHSNEVIMTIGRSRTVEAFLKDAARKRKFHVIVAECAPFCQGHEMATSLSKAGIETTVIADAAIFAVMSRVNKVIIGTQTVLANGGLRAVNGTHTLALAAKHHSTPLIVCAPMFKLSPQFPNEEEIFHKFVSPHEVLPFTEGEILSKVNVHCPVFDYVPPELITLFISNIGGNAPSYIYRLMSELYHPEDHEL; this is encoded by the exons ATGCCTGGGGCTGACAAGGAAACAGATCTTTCCGAGCGAATTGAGGCCTTTTTGGCCGATTTAAAGCGAGGAGGCAGTGGGACAGGACCACTTCGAGGGTCGGGAGAAATGGCGAGAGAAACCACAGCTCTGCTTCGGAGAATAACAGCCCAAGCTAGATGGAGCAGCGCAG GCGACCTAATGGAGATAATTCGCAACGAGGGAAGGAGAATGACAGCCGCACAACCGTCTGAGACCACAGTGGGAAATATGGTACGGCGGGTGCTCAAGATTATAAGAGAGGAGTATGCAAG ATCTCGTGGTAGCAGTGAGGAGACAGACCAACAGGAGTCCCTTCATAAGTTGCTTACATCAGGGGGGCTGAGTGAAGAAAACTTTAGACAGCACTTTGCTTCACTCAAAGCTAATGTCATAGAGGCCATTAATGAGCTGCTCACAGAGCTTG AGGGAACCACAGACAACATTGCCATGCAGGCCCTGGAGCACATCCACTCCAATGAGGTGATCATGACCATCGGCAGATCACGCACCGTTGAGGCCTTCCTTAAAGATGCTGCAAGGAAGCGCAAGTTCCATGTCATCGTGGCTGAGTGTGCCCCTTTCTGCCAG GGTCATGAAATGGCCACTAGTCTTTCTAAAGCTGGCATTGAAACAACTGTAATAGCAGATGCTGCCATATTTGCTGTGATGTCCCGAGTTAATAAG GTCATCATTGGAACACAGACCGTTCTGGCCAACGGAGGCTTGAGAGCTGTCAATGGAACCCACACTTTAGCGTTAGCAGCTAAGCATCACTCCACGCCGCTTATTGTTTGTGCTCCCATGTTCAAGCTCTCACCTCAG TTTCCCAATGAGGAGGAAATATTCCACAAGTTTGTCTCCCCTCACGAGGTGCTTCCATTCACAGAAG GAGAGATTCTGTCCAAAGTCAATGTGCACTGCCCAGTGTTTGACTACGTCCCTCCAGAGCTGATTACTCTGTTCATCTCTAACATTGGAGGAAACGCTCCCTCGTATATCTACCGGCTGATGAGTGAGCTCTACCACCCTGAAGACCATGAACTGTAA